The Zerene cesonia ecotype Mississippi chromosome 19, Zerene_cesonia_1.1, whole genome shotgun sequence genome has a window encoding:
- the LOC119834638 gene encoding blastoderm-specific protein 25D-like isoform X2 — protein sequence MKSCTMYKITYVSRKKKLEDRGAALVDTLFERRAGRVTFSQFRNGLLSVLGGEAPSQAFTVSPTSTSNVQTAATTSPQSDDDSSGREVAPKFTFGSKKYGRRSRPPRVDLGDSPRHRVASESRLDGERAKQRMKCKRSSSAMETRADSLVDDDALDLDHDQRVDRDRALKLCQSLQMHGVDRRFVDRVFEETKTDEITVGEFFDRLNSSLQSSIQASLDRSVNDDCTAIDIDVVPSDAVVEAWERAGVQKPRRLLHELGFTVVAIHPKDLERALEDELQALGSSPNVAEPRSLLLLASNTLARLRVDTYRRRLDVAIAERDKLRSDLVEANRRARLLAQDVDENHARIEAELKASLRQVEAKHAEAARVSALETVAERERAAQARRELEAEVARRADVEARLRADLATCYERNQELEERMREIETRASQTERDSARLVSEARTAAEREAELAERERTMVAELNTRLHELRHENQQLRDRNDELCAAVEVVGRGERGSDPDEPACWRDETDGHSPLLASPCRSQRDSLVASEDKLKKEDHILHTIVEKFNGISIESSKCERCSALTDIISSIRSQESAPTEAWVQTEGSNDEVEALRKENIVLKATHELEIGNLNSIIRDLEYSVEQMREEYERCEEYWARKLEEERAAWGEEQRAGDERLRALSDEIARFERQFGAPAPPALPALPALPESALEEQYASLERDLRRAHADRARQMEEMSTQKQRIEELEQCLAALEQKLQQQQQQQQQQQQQQQQQQQLLQQRQQQRSNARHCTEIDIQRMQSVSTFLLC from the exons ATGAAATCCTGTACCATGTACAAGATCACCTACGTGTCGCGGAAGAAAAAG CTCGAGGATCGAGGCGCCGCTCTCGTCGACACGTTGTTTGAGCGTCGAGCGGGCCGTGTCACCTTCTCACAGTTCCGGAACGGCCTGTTGTCGGTTCTTGGGGGTGAGGCCCCATCACAAGCCTTCACCGTCAGCCCCACATCAACATCGAACGTGCAGACTGCTGCCACTACATCTCCACAAAGTGACGACGATTCGTCGGGACGAGAAGTCGCTCCCAAATTTACGTTTGGTTCAAAAAAGTACGGTAGAAGATCTCGTCCGCCGCGAGTCGATCTCGGCGACTCCCCGCGTCACCGGGTCGCCTCAGAGTCTCGTCTGGACGGAGAACGGGCAAAACAGCGTATGAAGTGCAAAAGAAGCTCTTCAGCTATGGAGACCCGCGCCGACTCGCTCGTTGACGACGACGCTTTGGACCTCGATCACGATCAGCGAGTTGATAGGGACAGAGCACTTAAACTTTGTCAAAGCTTACAAATGCATGGTGTAGACAGAAGGTTCGTTGACAGGGTGTTCGAGGAAACAAAGACTGATGAAATTACTGTTGGAGAGTTTTTTGATCGTTTGAATTCTTCTTTACAATCATCAATCCAGGCCAGTCTTGATAGAAGTGTAAATGATGACTGTACTGCAATTGACATAGATGTTGTTCCGAGTGATGCAGTTGTTGAAGCTTGGGAAAGAGCTGGTGTTCAAAAGCCTCGCCGACTTTTGCATGAGTTAGGATTTACTGTTGTAGCTATCCACCCAAAGGACTTAGAACGTGCTCTTGAAGACGAACTTCAAGCGTTAGGCTCCTCTCCTAATGTTGCAGAGCCACGCTCCTTGTTACTATTGGCTTCCAACACATTGGCCCGCTTAAGAGTAGACACGTACAGACGCCGTCTCGATGTGGCCATCGCTGAGCGCGATAAATTAAGATCAGATCTCGTCGAAGCGAATCGCCGTGCGCGATTACTAGCTCAGGACGTTGACGAAAATCATGCAAGAATAGAAGCAGAGCTGAAGGCGAGCTTGCGTCAAGTGGAAGCGAAACATGCAGAGGCAGCCCGAGTGTCTGCCCTTGAAACTGTAGCAGAACGCGAGCGCGCGGCGCAGGCCCGGCGGGAGCTCGAAGCGGAGGTGGCTAGACGCGCTGACGTCGAGGCTCGGCTGCGTGCTGACCTTGCCACATGCTATGAACGCAACCAGGAACTTGAG GAGCGAATGCGTGAGATAGAGACGCGTGCCTCTCAAACGGAACGCGACTCCGCACGTCTAGTGAGCGAAGCACGTACGGCGGCTGAGCGCGAGGCGGAACTCGCTGAGCGAGAGCGAACAATGGTTGCGGAATTGAACACACGTTTACATGAACTTAGACACGAAAACCAACAACTCCGGGACAGGAATGACGAACTGTGTGCTGCAGTGGAAGTTGTGGGAAGAGGAGAGCGTGGGTCGGACCCTGACGAGCCAGCCTGCTGGCGTGACGAGACCGATGGACACTCACCACTTCTTGCATCTCCTTGCAGATCACAg agAGACAGTTTAGTCGCTTCAGaagataaactcaaaaaagaGGATCATATCTTACACACAATTGTAGAAAAATTCAATGGCATATCGATAGAGAGTAGCAAGTGCGAGCGCTGTTCAGCTCTAACGGATATTATCTCGTCAATCAGATCACAAGAGAGTGCGCCAACCGAAGCTTGGGTCCAAACGGAAGGAAGTAATGATGAGGTTGAAGCATTGcggaaggaaaacattgttcTAAAAGCGACACATGAGTTGGAGATAGGAAATCTCAACAGTATAATCAG AGATCTGGAATACAGCGTGGAGCAGATGCGCGAGGAGTACGAGCGCTGCGAGGAGTACTGGGCGCGCAAGCTGGAGGAGGAGCGCGCCGCGTGGGGCGAGGAGCAGCGCGCGGGCGACGAGCGGCTGCGCGCGCTCAGCGACGAGATCGCGCGCTTCGAGCGGCAGTTCggcgcgcccgcgccgcccgcgctgCCCGCGCTGCCCGCGCTGCCCGAGAGCGCGCTCGAGGAGCAGTACGCGAGCCTCGAGCGCGACCTGCGCCGCGCCCACGCCGACCGCGCGCGACAG ATGGAGGAAATGTCAACACAAAAGCAACGAATTGAGGAATTAGAGCAGTGCCTCGCAGCGCTCGAGCAAAAACTTCAACAGCAGCAACAGCAACAACAACAGCAGCAGCAAcagcaacaacaacaacagcaGTTGTTGCAACAGAGGCAACAACAACGATCAAACGCGCGACATTGTACTGAAATTGACATACAGCGGATGCAATCGGTGAGTACATTTTTGCTCTGTTAG
- the LOC119834638 gene encoding blastoderm-specific protein 25D-like isoform X1 produces MDSVSMNHYEKQLYSVFKSFDVDNEEALDRPAVLELCDALQLEDRGAALVDTLFERRAGRVTFSQFRNGLLSVLGGEAPSQAFTVSPTSTSNVQTAATTSPQSDDDSSGREVAPKFTFGSKKYGRRSRPPRVDLGDSPRHRVASESRLDGERAKQRMKCKRSSSAMETRADSLVDDDALDLDHDQRVDRDRALKLCQSLQMHGVDRRFVDRVFEETKTDEITVGEFFDRLNSSLQSSIQASLDRSVNDDCTAIDIDVVPSDAVVEAWERAGVQKPRRLLHELGFTVVAIHPKDLERALEDELQALGSSPNVAEPRSLLLLASNTLARLRVDTYRRRLDVAIAERDKLRSDLVEANRRARLLAQDVDENHARIEAELKASLRQVEAKHAEAARVSALETVAERERAAQARRELEAEVARRADVEARLRADLATCYERNQELEERMREIETRASQTERDSARLVSEARTAAEREAELAERERTMVAELNTRLHELRHENQQLRDRNDELCAAVEVVGRGERGSDPDEPACWRDETDGHSPLLASPCRSQRDSLVASEDKLKKEDHILHTIVEKFNGISIESSKCERCSALTDIISSIRSQESAPTEAWVQTEGSNDEVEALRKENIVLKATHELEIGNLNSIIRDLEYSVEQMREEYERCEEYWARKLEEERAAWGEEQRAGDERLRALSDEIARFERQFGAPAPPALPALPALPESALEEQYASLERDLRRAHADRARQMEEMSTQKQRIEELEQCLAALEQKLQQQQQQQQQQQQQQQQQQQLLQQRQQQRSNARHCTEIDIQRMQSVSTFLLC; encoded by the exons ATGGATAGTGTTTCCATGAATCATTATGAGAAACAGCTGTACAGTGTATTTAAATCCTTCGACGTAGATAACGAAGAAGCCTTAGACAGACCAGCTGTACTTGAGTTGTGTGACGCGTTACAGCTCGAGGATCGAGGCGCCGCTCTCGTCGACACGTTGTTTGAGCGTCGAGCGGGCCGTGTCACCTTCTCACAGTTCCGGAACGGCCTGTTGTCGGTTCTTGGGGGTGAGGCCCCATCACAAGCCTTCACCGTCAGCCCCACATCAACATCGAACGTGCAGACTGCTGCCACTACATCTCCACAAAGTGACGACGATTCGTCGGGACGAGAAGTCGCTCCCAAATTTACGTTTGGTTCAAAAAAGTACGGTAGAAGATCTCGTCCGCCGCGAGTCGATCTCGGCGACTCCCCGCGTCACCGGGTCGCCTCAGAGTCTCGTCTGGACGGAGAACGGGCAAAACAGCGTATGAAGTGCAAAAGAAGCTCTTCAGCTATGGAGACCCGCGCCGACTCGCTCGTTGACGACGACGCTTTGGACCTCGATCACGATCAGCGAGTTGATAGGGACAGAGCACTTAAACTTTGTCAAAGCTTACAAATGCATGGTGTAGACAGAAGGTTCGTTGACAGGGTGTTCGAGGAAACAAAGACTGATGAAATTACTGTTGGAGAGTTTTTTGATCGTTTGAATTCTTCTTTACAATCATCAATCCAGGCCAGTCTTGATAGAAGTGTAAATGATGACTGTACTGCAATTGACATAGATGTTGTTCCGAGTGATGCAGTTGTTGAAGCTTGGGAAAGAGCTGGTGTTCAAAAGCCTCGCCGACTTTTGCATGAGTTAGGATTTACTGTTGTAGCTATCCACCCAAAGGACTTAGAACGTGCTCTTGAAGACGAACTTCAAGCGTTAGGCTCCTCTCCTAATGTTGCAGAGCCACGCTCCTTGTTACTATTGGCTTCCAACACATTGGCCCGCTTAAGAGTAGACACGTACAGACGCCGTCTCGATGTGGCCATCGCTGAGCGCGATAAATTAAGATCAGATCTCGTCGAAGCGAATCGCCGTGCGCGATTACTAGCTCAGGACGTTGACGAAAATCATGCAAGAATAGAAGCAGAGCTGAAGGCGAGCTTGCGTCAAGTGGAAGCGAAACATGCAGAGGCAGCCCGAGTGTCTGCCCTTGAAACTGTAGCAGAACGCGAGCGCGCGGCGCAGGCCCGGCGGGAGCTCGAAGCGGAGGTGGCTAGACGCGCTGACGTCGAGGCTCGGCTGCGTGCTGACCTTGCCACATGCTATGAACGCAACCAGGAACTTGAG GAGCGAATGCGTGAGATAGAGACGCGTGCCTCTCAAACGGAACGCGACTCCGCACGTCTAGTGAGCGAAGCACGTACGGCGGCTGAGCGCGAGGCGGAACTCGCTGAGCGAGAGCGAACAATGGTTGCGGAATTGAACACACGTTTACATGAACTTAGACACGAAAACCAACAACTCCGGGACAGGAATGACGAACTGTGTGCTGCAGTGGAAGTTGTGGGAAGAGGAGAGCGTGGGTCGGACCCTGACGAGCCAGCCTGCTGGCGTGACGAGACCGATGGACACTCACCACTTCTTGCATCTCCTTGCAGATCACAg agAGACAGTTTAGTCGCTTCAGaagataaactcaaaaaagaGGATCATATCTTACACACAATTGTAGAAAAATTCAATGGCATATCGATAGAGAGTAGCAAGTGCGAGCGCTGTTCAGCTCTAACGGATATTATCTCGTCAATCAGATCACAAGAGAGTGCGCCAACCGAAGCTTGGGTCCAAACGGAAGGAAGTAATGATGAGGTTGAAGCATTGcggaaggaaaacattgttcTAAAAGCGACACATGAGTTGGAGATAGGAAATCTCAACAGTATAATCAG AGATCTGGAATACAGCGTGGAGCAGATGCGCGAGGAGTACGAGCGCTGCGAGGAGTACTGGGCGCGCAAGCTGGAGGAGGAGCGCGCCGCGTGGGGCGAGGAGCAGCGCGCGGGCGACGAGCGGCTGCGCGCGCTCAGCGACGAGATCGCGCGCTTCGAGCGGCAGTTCggcgcgcccgcgccgcccgcgctgCCCGCGCTGCCCGCGCTGCCCGAGAGCGCGCTCGAGGAGCAGTACGCGAGCCTCGAGCGCGACCTGCGCCGCGCCCACGCCGACCGCGCGCGACAG ATGGAGGAAATGTCAACACAAAAGCAACGAATTGAGGAATTAGAGCAGTGCCTCGCAGCGCTCGAGCAAAAACTTCAACAGCAGCAACAGCAACAACAACAGCAGCAGCAAcagcaacaacaacaacagcaGTTGTTGCAACAGAGGCAACAACAACGATCAAACGCGCGACATTGTACTGAAATTGACATACAGCGGATGCAATCGGTGAGTACATTTTTGCTCTGTTAG
- the LOC119834640 gene encoding chitinase-3-like protein 1, producing the protein MYIDQNLRKNTFSSYSSMELKKTSSKTSSFAVSVATIVCLFLLVFVMWTFIDKSEPKLEILNINNYYKDVEMETVVSCYYNTPTYEDTSQLLPKHIHPHLCTHINIAFAQVKDKQIYLSEKQLITVQETVKLKSANQKLKVLLSVGGAGNNDGYSEMVVDHASRKIFIKSIKYMLRNYTLDGIDLDWEFPALHQYSSERGKRERQHFSQLLREIRMEYIRERKNYLLTVAIAAPQIIVDVSYDIDQINMYVDYANIMTYDFHYYTQFTPFTGLNSPLYARESEHFYMATLNVNYTVQMYLSKGLNESKIVVGIPTYGHSFSLVNENNFDIGSPASGFGSLGDLGFVNYPDICRFIRHNNVTIEVDSDAKVPYLHERSQWISYDTPMSVIEKTKYIKQYKLRGAMIYSLNSDDYQGSCAELSDNVKFPLVESIKNSLFD; encoded by the coding sequence atgtatatagaCCAGAACCTtcgtaaaaatacattttcttcatATTCTTCAATGGAATTGAAGAAAACTTCGTCAAAAACGAGCAGCTTCGCTGTTAGTGTAGCGActattgtgtgtttatttttattagtatttgttATGTGGACTTTTATCGATAAAAGTGAACCAAAgctagaaattttaaatataaataactattacaAGGATGTGGAAATGGAAACAGTTGTCTCGTGCTACTACAACACTCCAACATATGAGGATACTTCGCAGCTCCTGCCAAAGCACATTCACCCACACCTTTGCACTCATATTAACATTGCCTTTGCTCAAGtgaaagataaacaaatttacCTCAGTGAAAAGCAACTCATAACTGTGCAGGAGACTGTTAAACTTAAAAGTGCAAACCAAAAACTAAAAGTTTTGTTGTCTGTGGGAGGGGCAGGAAACAATGATGGTTATTCTGAAATGGTGGTTGATCATGCTTCcaggaaaatatttatcaaatcaattaaatatatgctcAGGAATTATACCTTAGATGGCATCGATTTAGACTGGGAATTCCCCGCCCTGCATCAATACAGCTCTGAGAGAGGCAAGAGAGAGCGACAACACTTCTCTCAATTGCTCAGAGAGATAAGGATGGAGTACATCAGAGAGAGAAAGAACTACCTGTTGACTGTTGCCATAGCTGCACCGCAGATCATAGTGGATGTGTCCTATGATATTGatcaaattaatatgtatgtggATTATGCTAATATAATGACATAtgattttcattattacacCCAGTTCACACCCTTCACTGGACTCAACTCTCCCTTGTATGCCAGAGAGTcagaacatttttatatggcAACATTGAATGTGAACTATACAGTACAAATGTATCTAAGTAAGGGTTTAAATGAAAGTAAAATAGTAGTCGGAATACCAACATATGGACACAGTTTTAGCTtagttaatgaaaataattttgacattGGCAGCCCTGCCTCAGGCTTCGGTAGCCTTGGGGATTTAGGATTTGTGAATTATCCAGATATCTGTCGATTCATAAGGCATAATAATGTTACCATCGAGGTAGATTCTGATGCTAAAGTGCCATATTTGCATGAAAGGTCCCAATGGATTTCATACGACACCCCAATGAGTGTGATTGAAAAAACCAAATATATCAAACAGTACAAATTAAGAGGAGCcatgatttattcattgaattCTGACGATTATCAAGGATCATGTGCAGAACTATCAGACAATGTAAAATTTCCCCTCGtagaatctattaaaaacagtCTTTTTGATTGA